A portion of the Musa acuminata AAA Group cultivar baxijiao chromosome BXJ1-1, Cavendish_Baxijiao_AAA, whole genome shotgun sequence genome contains these proteins:
- the LOC103993447 gene encoding uncharacterized protein LOC103993447 isoform X2 has product MVEDQVEPSIAAASSPPSSGAPTPTAAGGSLQLLLRPRREPFEHGLLPIPKLIFSDGTLTLAALADKLLRRSIPSPHRVDATSLADALQISLDYARLALDTLASVLPSEPDPDGTADVHVLVLFLCIQSYKRLVPRPHKDSAAIADVWPSTSAFDGYLSALSPIQLVRSNSRRFMPSQADEEAHQLSYLQKHMANIVTLLAESVEGEGDESLVLTMERFEHLGFLLHFSEGIPLTQAAPFFANSDPDMPAVPVSAGQVHDWIVQNIVASLEHNAEKVLAKENGMQNSSDLDVPMADACLSHTRVQSSSLPLGTSVSSNSAYSTSTTFVEGVSKSSVVKQPCDIKGHSIKVLNCHDSVIYILAPLRYATIYGCSDATIVLGAIGKAVRVEHCERVQVIVAAKRICIANCRECVFYLGVNQQPLIVGDNHKLQVAPFNTFYSQLEEHLAQVGVDSSVNRWDEPLVLGMVDPHDSLSHPAGISDVQAESATCVDPDQFTSFLIPNWFGADLPQSTKDNPFPLPEIYGASQQKKKSNLIDIQQAIRNVHLDENRERELTSALHVHFKDWLYASGNIRQLYCLQAD; this is encoded by the exons atGGTCGAAGACCAGGTGGAGCCCTCGATCGCCGCCGCCTCGTCTCCTCCCTCCTCCGGCGCGCCCACCCCCACTGCCGCCGGAGGCTCCCTTCAGTTGCTCCTCCGCCCTCGACGCGAGCCCTTCGAGCACGGCCTCCTTCCTATCCCCAAGCTCATTTTCTCAGACGGCACCCTAACCCTAGCGGCTCTTGCCGACAAGCTTCTCCGCAGATCCATCCCCTCTCCACACCGCGTCGACGCCACCAGCCTCGCTGATGCGCTACAGATCTCGCTCGACTACGCTCGCCTTGCCCTCGACACCCTTGCCTCCGTCCTACCTTCCGAACCTGATCCTGACGGGACTGCCGACGTGCACGTTCTTGTTCTCTTCCTCTGCATCCAGTCTTACAAGCGGTTGGTCCCCCGTCCGCACAAGGACTCGGCTGCTATTGCTGATGTCTGGCCCTCGACATCAGCCTTCGATGGCTACCTCTCTGCCCTGTCACCAATTCAG CTTGTACGCAGTAACAGTCGTCGTTTTATGCCTTCACAAGCAGATGAAGAAGCTCATCAGTTATCATACTTACAGAAGCATATGGCCAATATTGTTACCCTTTTGGCAGAGTCTGTTGAAGGGGAGGGCGATGAGTCTCTG GTTTTGACAATGGAAAGATTTGAACACCTTGGTTTCCTCCTCCATTTCTCCGAAGGAATTCCATTGACCCAAGCAGCTCCTTTTTTTGCTAATTCAGATCCAGATATGCCTGCTGTTCCTGTTTCTGCTGGCCAAGTCCATGATTGGATTGTTCAAAACATAGTTGCTTCGTTGGAACATAATGCTGAAAAGGTATTAGCAAAGGAAAACGGAATGCAGAATTCTTCAGACTTGGATGTGCCTATGGCTGATGCCTGCTTAAGTCATACAAGAGTCCAAAGCAGCAGCTTGCCTCTTGGCACCTCTGTGTCTTCTAATTCAGCGTACTCTACGAGTACAACTTTTGTCGAGGGTGTGTCAAAATCTTCAGTGGTGAAGCAGCCATGTGATATTAAAGGGCATTCCATAAAG GTGTTAAATTGCCATGATTCAGTGATATACATATTGGCACCCTTGAGATATGCGACGATTTATGGGTGTTCTGATGCAACTATTGTTCTTGGTGCCATTGGTAAG GCTGTTAGAGTGGAGCATTGTGAAAGGGTACAGGTTATTGTAGCTGCAAAGCGCATTTGCATTGCAAACTGTAGAGAATGTGTGTTTTATTTGGGGGTTAATCAACAACCTCTTATTGTTGGAGATAATCATAAATTAcaa GTTGCACCATTTAATACCTTTTACTCACAATTGGAAGAGCACTTAGCTCAAGTCGGTGTTGATTCAAGTGTCAATCGATGGGATGAACCCTTGGTGCTGGGAATGGTTGATCCTCATGATTCTTTGTCTCACCCTGCAGGGATCTCAGATGTTCAAGCTGAGTCAGCCACATGTGTTGATCCTGATCAATTTACTAGTTTCTTG attccaaactggtttggagccgacTTACCACAATCTACAAAAGATAACCCATTTCCACTGCCTGAAATATATGGAGCATCCCAGCAGAAGAAG AAGTCAAATTTGATTGATATTCAACAAGCTATCAGGAATGTGCATCTTGATGAGAACCGGGAGCGAGAATTAACATCTGCCCTACATGTACATTTTAAAGACTGGTTATATG CTTCGGGGAATATTCGCCAGCTATATTGTCTACAAGCTGATTGA
- the LOC103993437 gene encoding enoyl-[acyl-carrier-protein] reductase [NADH] 1, chloroplastic — translation MGASAAAGLHVVVARPCASSPGRMFMSRTAFSRINLKGASQGLANSSSIFSIRSPCERYSSKYCRVVTRAMSGESEERTAYGLPIDLRGKRAFIAGVADDNGYGWAIAKALAAAGAEILVGTWVPALNIFETSLRRGKFDESRRLPNGSLMHIAKVYPLDAVYDSPEDVPEDVKTNKRYAGSSNWTVKEAAESVKNDFGSIDILVHSLANGPEVTKPLLETSRRGYLAAISASSYSFVSLLQHFLPIMNPGGATVSLTYIASERTIPGYGGGMSSAKAALESDTRVLAFEAGRRGQIRVNTISAGPLGSRAAKAIGFIEKMIDYSYSNAPLQKELLADEVGNTAAFLVSPLASAVTGSVVYVDNGLNTMGLAIDSRSLATQN, via the exons ATGGGAGCATCAGCAGCTGCTGGTTTGCATGTGGTGGTAGCAAGGCCTTGCGCCTCTTCTCCTGGGAGAATGTTCATGTCGAGGACTGCATTTTCGAGGATCAACCTGAAAGGAGCCAGTCAAGGATTGGCAAACTCATCAAGCATATTTTCGATCCGATCTCCTTGTGAGAGATACTCATCGAAGTATTGCAGAGTTGTAACCAGGGCAATGTCTGGGGAAAGTGAGGAAAGAACTGCATATGGATTGCCCATTGATCTAAGAG GTAAGCGAGCATTTATTGCTGGAGTGGCTGATGACAATGGCTATGGTTGGGCAATTGCAAAGGCTCTTGCTGCTGCTGGGGCAGAAATTCTTGTTGGTACATGGGTTCCT GCACTGAACATTTTTGAGACAAGCTTAAGGCGTGGCAAGTTTGATGAATCACGCCG ATTGCCAAATGGTTCTCTTATGCATATTGCCAAAGTATATCCTCTTGATGCCGTTTATGATTCTCCCGAGGATGTTCCGGAAGAT GTCAAAACAAACAAACGGTATGCAGGGTCCTCTAATTGGACTGTTAAG GAAGCAGCTGAATCCGTGAAGAATGATTTTGGAAGCATTGATATCCTTGTGCATTCTCTTGCCAATGGACCAGAG GTAACCAAGCCACTTCTGGAGACATCTAGAAGAGGATATCTTGCTGCTATCTCAGCATCAAGTTATTCTTTCGTTTCCTTACTCCAGCACTTCCTTCCAATAATGAATCCAG GGGGTGCTACGGTGTCTCTAACATACATTGCTTCTGAAAGGACCATCCCAGG ATATGGAGGTGGAATGAGTTCAGCAAAAGCAGCCCTGGAGAGTGATACCAGA GTGCTAGCTTTTGAAGCCGGGAGAAGAGGCCAAATCAGAGTAAATACAATATCGGCTG GGCCATTGGGAAGCCGAGCAGCAAAAGCAATTGGATTCATCGAGAAGATGATAGATTACTCGTACTCTAATGCACCATTGCAGAAAGAATTGCTGGCAG ATGAAGTTGGCAACACAGCAGCCTTCTTGGTGTCCCCATTGGCCTCAGCAGTGACTGGTTCTGTTGTCTATGTGGATAATGGTTTGAACACCATGGGACTTGCAATTGACAGCCGCTCACTGGCAACACAAAATTAG
- the LOC103993447 gene encoding uncharacterized protein LOC103993447 isoform X1 has product MVEDQVEPSIAAASSPPSSGAPTPTAAGGSLQLLLRPRREPFEHGLLPIPKLIFSDGTLTLAALADKLLRRSIPSPHRVDATSLADALQISLDYARLALDTLASVLPSEPDPDGTADVHVLVLFLCIQSYKRLVPRPHKDSAAIADVWPSTSAFDGYLSALSPIQLVRSNSRRFMPSQADEEAHQLSYLQKHMANIVTLLAESVEGEGDESLVLTMERFEHLGFLLHFSEGIPLTQAAPFFANSDPDMPAVPVSAGQVHDWIVQNIVASLEHNAEKVLAKENGMQNSSDLDVPMADACLSHTRVQSSSLPLGTSVSSNSAYSTSTTFVEGVSKSSVVKQPCDIKGHSIKVLNCHDSVIYILAPLRYATIYGCSDATIVLGAIGKAVRVEHCERVQVIVAAKRICIANCRECVFYLGVNQQPLIVGDNHKLQVAPFNTFYSQLEEHLAQVGVDSSVNRWDEPLVLGMVDPHDSLSHPAGISDVQAESATCVDPDQFTSFLIPNWFGADLPQSTKDNPFPLPEIYGASQQKKLRGIFASYIVYKLIEMLKCLIAGGSLCPLHSLQNNKRFFPSQIRPHMLYKFFDMYCNWHPL; this is encoded by the exons atGGTCGAAGACCAGGTGGAGCCCTCGATCGCCGCCGCCTCGTCTCCTCCCTCCTCCGGCGCGCCCACCCCCACTGCCGCCGGAGGCTCCCTTCAGTTGCTCCTCCGCCCTCGACGCGAGCCCTTCGAGCACGGCCTCCTTCCTATCCCCAAGCTCATTTTCTCAGACGGCACCCTAACCCTAGCGGCTCTTGCCGACAAGCTTCTCCGCAGATCCATCCCCTCTCCACACCGCGTCGACGCCACCAGCCTCGCTGATGCGCTACAGATCTCGCTCGACTACGCTCGCCTTGCCCTCGACACCCTTGCCTCCGTCCTACCTTCCGAACCTGATCCTGACGGGACTGCCGACGTGCACGTTCTTGTTCTCTTCCTCTGCATCCAGTCTTACAAGCGGTTGGTCCCCCGTCCGCACAAGGACTCGGCTGCTATTGCTGATGTCTGGCCCTCGACATCAGCCTTCGATGGCTACCTCTCTGCCCTGTCACCAATTCAG CTTGTACGCAGTAACAGTCGTCGTTTTATGCCTTCACAAGCAGATGAAGAAGCTCATCAGTTATCATACTTACAGAAGCATATGGCCAATATTGTTACCCTTTTGGCAGAGTCTGTTGAAGGGGAGGGCGATGAGTCTCTG GTTTTGACAATGGAAAGATTTGAACACCTTGGTTTCCTCCTCCATTTCTCCGAAGGAATTCCATTGACCCAAGCAGCTCCTTTTTTTGCTAATTCAGATCCAGATATGCCTGCTGTTCCTGTTTCTGCTGGCCAAGTCCATGATTGGATTGTTCAAAACATAGTTGCTTCGTTGGAACATAATGCTGAAAAGGTATTAGCAAAGGAAAACGGAATGCAGAATTCTTCAGACTTGGATGTGCCTATGGCTGATGCCTGCTTAAGTCATACAAGAGTCCAAAGCAGCAGCTTGCCTCTTGGCACCTCTGTGTCTTCTAATTCAGCGTACTCTACGAGTACAACTTTTGTCGAGGGTGTGTCAAAATCTTCAGTGGTGAAGCAGCCATGTGATATTAAAGGGCATTCCATAAAG GTGTTAAATTGCCATGATTCAGTGATATACATATTGGCACCCTTGAGATATGCGACGATTTATGGGTGTTCTGATGCAACTATTGTTCTTGGTGCCATTGGTAAG GCTGTTAGAGTGGAGCATTGTGAAAGGGTACAGGTTATTGTAGCTGCAAAGCGCATTTGCATTGCAAACTGTAGAGAATGTGTGTTTTATTTGGGGGTTAATCAACAACCTCTTATTGTTGGAGATAATCATAAATTAcaa GTTGCACCATTTAATACCTTTTACTCACAATTGGAAGAGCACTTAGCTCAAGTCGGTGTTGATTCAAGTGTCAATCGATGGGATGAACCCTTGGTGCTGGGAATGGTTGATCCTCATGATTCTTTGTCTCACCCTGCAGGGATCTCAGATGTTCAAGCTGAGTCAGCCACATGTGTTGATCCTGATCAATTTACTAGTTTCTTG attccaaactggtttggagccgacTTACCACAATCTACAAAAGATAACCCATTTCCACTGCCTGAAATATATGGAGCATCCCAGCAGAAGAAG CTTCGGGGAATATTCGCCAGCTATATTGTCTACAAGCTGATTGAAATGTTAAAATGTTTGATTGCTGGAGGTAGTCTATGCCCACTGCATTCCTTACAAAATAACAAAAGGTTCTTCCCCTCTCAAATTAGACCTCACATGCTTTACAAATTTTTCGATATGTATTGTAACTGGCATCCGCTGTGA